The Desulfarculaceae bacterium genome window below encodes:
- a CDS encoding ABC transporter permease produces MRRPEMEMLGTVIRLALRGLLAYKARSLLTMLGIIIGIGAVIVMISVGRGANASIQKQISDLGANMLVVYSGSAKKGGVKGGYGSKPTLRVGDAQAIARECPAVAEVTHMTMRSAQIVAGEKNWNTSVYGTTASYPVVRDWPIQEGEFLTNQHLRSASNVAVLGSTVVENLFTPGEAVLGRKIRISNVPFTIIGVLSPKGSDPRGRDQDDTLYVPYTTFSRKLHGRRLPGVVSIISLSAQSKRLVPEAKREVEQLLRQKHRIPPGAEDDFSVRALDEYAQMADKTMDIMTILLTSVAAISLVVGGIGIMNIMLVSVTERTREIGIRMAVGARERDVLIQFLTEAMTMSLLGGILGTLLGVGAAKAVGWMTGWMSPIDLDAILLATLFSAGVGIFFGYYPARQASRMDLIEALRYE; encoded by the coding sequence ATGAGGCGTCCTGAGATGGAGATGCTGGGCACCGTCATTCGCCTGGCTCTGCGCGGGCTGCTGGCCTACAAGGCCAGAAGCCTGCTGACCATGCTGGGCATCATCATCGGCATCGGGGCGGTGATCGTGATGATCAGCGTGGGCCGGGGAGCCAACGCCAGCATCCAGAAGCAGATAAGCGACCTGGGGGCCAACATGCTGGTGGTCTACTCGGGCTCCGCCAAAAAGGGCGGGGTCAAGGGCGGCTACGGCAGCAAGCCCACCCTGCGGGTAGGGGACGCCCAGGCCATTGCCCGCGAGTGTCCGGCCGTGGCCGAGGTGACCCACATGACCATGCGCAGCGCCCAGATCGTGGCCGGGGAGAAGAACTGGAACACCTCGGTCTACGGGACCACGGCCAGTTACCCGGTGGTGCGTGACTGGCCCATCCAGGAGGGGGAGTTTCTGACCAACCAGCACCTGCGCTCGGCCTCCAACGTGGCCGTGCTGGGAAGCACGGTGGTGGAGAACCTCTTCACGCCCGGGGAGGCGGTGCTGGGGCGCAAGATACGCATCAGCAACGTCCCTTTCACCATTATCGGCGTCCTGTCGCCCAAGGGGAGCGATCCCCGCGGACGGGACCAGGATGACACCCTCTACGTTCCCTACACCACCTTTTCGCGCAAGCTGCACGGCCGCCGTCTGCCCGGAGTGGTGAGTATCATCTCCCTCTCGGCCCAATCCAAGCGTCTGGTGCCCGAGGCCAAGCGGGAGGTGGAACAGCTGCTGCGGCAGAAACACCGCATTCCGCCCGGGGCGGAAGACGACTTCTCGGTCCGGGCCCTGGACGAATACGCCCAGATGGCCGACAAGACCATGGACATCATGACCATCCTGCTCACCTCGGTGGCGGCCATCAGTTTGGTGGTGGGCGGCATCGGCATTATGAACATCATGCTGGTCTCGGTGACCGAGCGGACCCGGGAGATCGGCATACGCATGGCCGTGGGCGCGCGGGAGCGCGATGTGCTCATCCAATTTCTGACCGAGGCCATGACCATGAGCCTGCTGGGCGGCATTCTGGGCACCCTCCTGGGAGTGGGCGCCGCCAAGGCGGTGGGCTGGATGACCGGCTGGATGAGCCCCATCGACCTGGACGCCATCCTGCTGGCCACCCTTTTTTCCGCCGGGGTCGGGATTTTCTTCGGCTATTACCCGGCCCGCCAGGCCTCGCGCATGGACCTCATTGAAGCGCTGCGCTACGAATAA